The Desulfatiglans anilini DSM 4660 genomic sequence ATGAAGGTGCCGTCTTCCAGCCTGGCCATGGCCCCTGCCATGTACTCGGTCAACTCGTTCTGGGGGGTGATGGGATATCCTGCGTAAAAGCGGCAGCCGGCGCGGACGGCCGCTTCGCCGATGACATGGCTTCCCCTCATCAACATTTTATCATTCACGGTAAACCTCGATAGCCAAATCGGGACAGATGGTGGCGCACATGGCGCACGCGGTGCATTGCCGATCCTCGGTTGTCTCGTTTTCGGTGAACTCGGCCGGATAGTAGCCTTTCTGGTTCAGCCTGTCCGAGACGACGATCAGATGCTTCGGGCAGACGGAAATACAGAGCTGGCACCCCTTGCACAACTCCCGATCGATGGTGATCCTGCCTGTCTTTTCTTTCTTTGCCATGGC encodes the following:
- a CDS encoding 4Fe-4S dicluster domain-containing protein codes for the protein MAKKEKTGRITIDRELCKGCQLCISVCPKHLIVVSDRLNQKGYYPAEFTENETTEDRQCTACAMCATICPDLAIEVYRE